The following proteins are encoded in a genomic region of Apis mellifera strain DH4 linkage group LG14, Amel_HAv3.1, whole genome shotgun sequence:
- the LOC100578563 gene encoding putative uncharacterized protein DDB_G0286901 isoform X1, with protein sequence MDSADKDLKKSFDIEQMALIGKMHNMQWLKSNSQLSGHMKTPPDGKETENNTPKSEINEGTKEETEVVSTNTHSNNPELDKIDLILNKDINENDNTINKDIHQSSSEIFDCSQKDMETVWNKDVNITSTLFPNSQSLVMERLDKQEMISMSLTENIVTVQLEQFRLNEGEKNKSGELHNEIDNEWNNGQHNISNLPKSDSNVDNQVSSKQCHDNNNNNERSKSQSPLETKTSIQKTTKTSVKKLNDQKIKKQTGTLKESWTSSKQGSKSKDDLLNICNDHNITSTSLDSKKVALGTTPKLIDKYSKINSYNKNLIMSKGARMKEQQFFKQNFSTFNDNVNRSKSSIEGLDEKNKSVTTKLKSSRNEPDKKTNEADDTRRCHKVQVTRTQSYNVQYNRNKSLIKSQQRYSKNTTKPEENGCIDNSSNVNNINISNSVENISRKKYENQQSLLNKQISNTQFNQNTSGKNVKNPSVMECNINERSSVKSSSASSKRNYQNFSNTKNNTERNSKDDQGYTQKFKKDTNVYRRSSGILQSCFKDLNGKAKTDDHKKSIDNNNLTKDYRINRIGSGEKMHSQFESSKISVYSHNTSNGASNIKTDALDSTAVNNVQSIKSLNSFSNSTKDCTTIHTSIHTPQELQISQASCNETEVQFVKTEQKHTSNNNSNNKTNNSETKSVKFLDNIQEFNMAHHSAISYSDNSIHQNKLSANSFYSDLQTASHTNNAQQIENHQNIQNKSYFDNNNAQYNNSSPNTQNSERDLHLMDLVHQKSDQTSHVSPQNILPHNNSNPAIAMANGIPYQNMPSVYINQYNNTQTIPRKTADSTIISQNALIPSTSSYTVENQNILQTDPSNILMHNTQTSVLPPPGFHNHPITTQHNQWNLPLPDMFLFGNMMNPGHSVNIPIQNSRHMCNADFSNMQQTSYLQHPLFYVPPMCMQSWNPLLQYPAPLFQNPPYSNCNTFPNQVLSANSLTDSVNCPVSTSMQNNLYKHFQQMQPLENTPNFSVPVKLDNYMGNMQNCKTNNIRMKDNTMDVHMRTSQYRTSVPNEYQNCSQDNQLMVPFSYAITMDPVTRNGSSNMHMQMNQKYAPRPLATGYQRIPETCPVFNNQDNRKDDVSKNDSECVPPMVSPRECMYYGVNYPRKSDTIQNSSIRSDIKPVTYNMHTVNTQHYVPHFQKNTTYHVSPKELSSRINIGRGMRKTMDQ encoded by the exons ATGGATTCTGctgataaagatttaaaaaaatcatttgacATAGAGCAGATGGCTTTAATCGGCAAGATGCATAATATGCAGTGGCTAAAAAGTAATTCTCAATTATCAGGCCA tatgaAAACACCTCCAGATGGGaaagaaacagaaaataatacacctaaaagtgaaataaatgaaggaacaaaagaagaaactgAAGTTGTTTCAACTAACACTCATTCAAACAATCCTGAATTAGATAAGAttgatcttattttaaataaagatataaatgaaaacgataatactataaataaagatatacatCAATCATCttctgaaatttttgattGTTCTCAAAAAGATATGGAAACTGTTTGGAATAAAGATGTTAATATAACTAGTACATTGTTTCCAAATTCTCAGTCTTTAGTAATGGAAAGGCTAGATAAACAAGAGATGATTAGTATGTCTTTGACAGAGAATATTGTTACAGTTCAATTAGAACAATTTAGACTTaacgaaggggaaaaaaataaatctgggGAATTGCATAATGAAATAGATAATGAATG gaATAATGGTCAGCATAATATATCTAACTTACCAAAGTCAGACAGTAATGTAGATAATCAAGTTAGCTCAAAGCAGTGTcatgataacaataataataatgaaagatcTAAAAGCCAATCGCCATTGGAAACAAAAACAAGTATACAAAAAACAACAAAGACTagtgttaaaaaattgaatgatcaaaaaattaaaaaacagacag GTACTTTAAAAGAATCTTGGACTTCTTCAAAACAGGGTTCTAAATCTAAAGATGATTTGTTGAATATATGTAATGATCATAATATTACTTCAACTTCTCTGGATTCAAAAAAAGTAGCTCTAGGTACAACTCCTAaacttattgataaatatagtaaaattaacagttataataaaaatttaattatgagtAAAGGGGCTCGAATGAAAGAACAAcagttttttaaacaaaatttttctacatttaatGATAATGTTAATAGAAGCAAATCCTCCATAGAAGgattagatgaaaaaaataaatctgttacaacaaaattaaaatcaagtaGAAATGAACCAGACAAGAAAACTAATGAAGCAGATGATACAAGAAGATGTCATAAAGTTCAAGTAACACGTACTCAATCATACAATGTccaatataatagaaataaatctttaataaagtCACAGCaacgatattcaaaaaatacaacTAAGCCAGAAGAAAATGGATGTATTGATAATTCATCTAATGTtaacaatatcaatatatctaattcagttgaaaatatatcaagaaagaaatatgaaaatcaacaatctttattaaataagcaAATTAGTAATACtcaattcaatcaaaatacttcaggaaaaaatgtaaagaatCCAAGTGTTATGGAATgcaatataaatgaaagaagTTCAGTAAAGTCAAGTTCTGCATCAAGCAAacgaaattatcaaaatttttctaatacaaaGAATAATACCGAAAGAAATAGTAAAGATGACCAAGGATATACacagaaatttaagaaagataCTAATGTTTATAGACGATCTTCAGGTATTCTTCAGTCAtgctttaaagatttaaatggaAAAGCAAAAACAGATGATCATAAAAAgagtattgataataataatttaacaaaagattatagaataaatcgTATTGGTTCAGGAGAGAAAATGCATTCTCAATTTGAAAGCTCAAAAATATCTGTATACTCACATAATACAAGTAATGGTGCTAGTAATATAAAGACTGATGCATTAGATTCAACTGCTGTAAATAATGTACAgtctataaaatcattaaattctttttcgaatagTACCAAAGATTGTACAACTATACATACATCTATTCATACACCGCAAGAATTACAGATTTCGCAAGCTTCTTGTAATGAAACTGAAGTACAATTTGTGAAGACTGAACAAAAACAtactagtaataataatagcaataataaaacaaataattctgAAACGAAATCAGTTAAATTTTTGGATAACATTCAGGAATTTAATATGGCACATCATTCTGCAATATCATATTCTGATAATTCCATACATCAAAATAAGCTTTCagcaaattcattttattctgaTTTACAAACTGCATCACATACAAATAATGCTcaacaaattgaaaatcaccaaaatatacaaaataagagttatttcgataataataatgctcaatataataattctagcCCCAATACTCAAAATTCTGAACGAGATTTACATCTGATGGATTTAGTGCATCAAAAATCAGATCAAACTTCCCATGTGTCACCACAAAATATATTACCGCACAATAATTCCAATCCAGCTATTGCTATGGCAAATGGTATACCTTATCAAAACATGCCTAGTgtctatataaatcaatacaataatacacAAACTATACCAAGGAAAACAGCTGATAGTACAATTATCTCTCAAAACGCATTAATTCCAAGCACTTCTTCTTACACGGTAGAAAACCAGAATATCTTGCAAACTGATCCTTCTAATATTTTGATGCATAATACTCAAACATCAGTTCTACCACCACCAGGTTTTCATAATCATCCTATAACTACACAACATAATCAATGGAATTTGCCGCTTCCGGATATGtttctttttggaaatatGATGAATCCTGGACATTCTGTGAATATTCCTATTCAAAATTCCAGACATATGTGTAACGCGGATTTCAGTAATATGCAACAAACAAGTTACTTACAGCATCCGTTATTTTACGTTCCACCAATGTGCATGCAAAGTTGGAATCCATTATTGCAATATCCGGCACCTTTATTCCAAAATCCTCCGTACAGTAATTGCAATACATTTCCCAATCAAGTATTATCAGCAAATAGCTTGACGGACTCTGTTAATTGTCCCGTATCGACGTCTATGCAAAACAACTTGTACAAACATTTTCAACAGATGCAACCTTTGGAAAATACTCCAAATTTTTCTGTTCCTGTAAAACTTGATAATTATATGGGAAATATGCAAAATTGTAAAACGAATAACATCAGGATGAAAGATAATACTATGGACGTTCATATGAGAACTAGTCAATATCGAACATCTGTGCCAAAtgaatatcaaaattgttcTCAAGATAATCAATTAATGGTACCGTTTTCGTATGCGATCACAATGGATCCTGTTACGAGGAATGGTTCATCAAATATGCATATGCAAATGAATCAGAAATATGCACCACGTCCTCTTGCTACTGGTTATCAAAGAATTCCAGAAACTTGTcctgtatttaataatcaggATAATAGGAAAGATGACGTATCGAAAAACGATTCAGAATGTGTACCACCTATGGTATCACCAAGAGAATGTATGTACTATGGAGTTAATTACCCACGGAAGAGTGATactattcaaaattcatcCATACGATCGGATATAAAACCTGTAACTTACAACATGCATACTGTTAATACCCAACATTATGTCCctcattttcaaaagaatacaACTTATCACGTGTCACCAAAAGAACTTTCATCCAGGATAAATATCGGACGTGGTATGCGCAAAACGATGGATCAGTAA
- the LOC100578563 gene encoding putative uncharacterized protein DDB_G0286901 isoform X2, which produces MKTPPDGKETENNTPKSEINEGTKEETEVVSTNTHSNNPELDKIDLILNKDINENDNTINKDIHQSSSEIFDCSQKDMETVWNKDVNITSTLFPNSQSLVMERLDKQEMISMSLTENIVTVQLEQFRLNEGEKNKSGELHNEIDNEWNNGQHNISNLPKSDSNVDNQVSSKQCHDNNNNNERSKSQSPLETKTSIQKTTKTSVKKLNDQKIKKQTGTLKESWTSSKQGSKSKDDLLNICNDHNITSTSLDSKKVALGTTPKLIDKYSKINSYNKNLIMSKGARMKEQQFFKQNFSTFNDNVNRSKSSIEGLDEKNKSVTTKLKSSRNEPDKKTNEADDTRRCHKVQVTRTQSYNVQYNRNKSLIKSQQRYSKNTTKPEENGCIDNSSNVNNINISNSVENISRKKYENQQSLLNKQISNTQFNQNTSGKNVKNPSVMECNINERSSVKSSSASSKRNYQNFSNTKNNTERNSKDDQGYTQKFKKDTNVYRRSSGILQSCFKDLNGKAKTDDHKKSIDNNNLTKDYRINRIGSGEKMHSQFESSKISVYSHNTSNGASNIKTDALDSTAVNNVQSIKSLNSFSNSTKDCTTIHTSIHTPQELQISQASCNETEVQFVKTEQKHTSNNNSNNKTNNSETKSVKFLDNIQEFNMAHHSAISYSDNSIHQNKLSANSFYSDLQTASHTNNAQQIENHQNIQNKSYFDNNNAQYNNSSPNTQNSERDLHLMDLVHQKSDQTSHVSPQNILPHNNSNPAIAMANGIPYQNMPSVYINQYNNTQTIPRKTADSTIISQNALIPSTSSYTVENQNILQTDPSNILMHNTQTSVLPPPGFHNHPITTQHNQWNLPLPDMFLFGNMMNPGHSVNIPIQNSRHMCNADFSNMQQTSYLQHPLFYVPPMCMQSWNPLLQYPAPLFQNPPYSNCNTFPNQVLSANSLTDSVNCPVSTSMQNNLYKHFQQMQPLENTPNFSVPVKLDNYMGNMQNCKTNNIRMKDNTMDVHMRTSQYRTSVPNEYQNCSQDNQLMVPFSYAITMDPVTRNGSSNMHMQMNQKYAPRPLATGYQRIPETCPVFNNQDNRKDDVSKNDSECVPPMVSPRECMYYGVNYPRKSDTIQNSSIRSDIKPVTYNMHTVNTQHYVPHFQKNTTYHVSPKELSSRINIGRGMRKTMDQ; this is translated from the exons atgaAAACACCTCCAGATGGGaaagaaacagaaaataatacacctaaaagtgaaataaatgaaggaacaaaagaagaaactgAAGTTGTTTCAACTAACACTCATTCAAACAATCCTGAATTAGATAAGAttgatcttattttaaataaagatataaatgaaaacgataatactataaataaagatatacatCAATCATCttctgaaatttttgattGTTCTCAAAAAGATATGGAAACTGTTTGGAATAAAGATGTTAATATAACTAGTACATTGTTTCCAAATTCTCAGTCTTTAGTAATGGAAAGGCTAGATAAACAAGAGATGATTAGTATGTCTTTGACAGAGAATATTGTTACAGTTCAATTAGAACAATTTAGACTTaacgaaggggaaaaaaataaatctgggGAATTGCATAATGAAATAGATAATGAATG gaATAATGGTCAGCATAATATATCTAACTTACCAAAGTCAGACAGTAATGTAGATAATCAAGTTAGCTCAAAGCAGTGTcatgataacaataataataatgaaagatcTAAAAGCCAATCGCCATTGGAAACAAAAACAAGTATACAAAAAACAACAAAGACTagtgttaaaaaattgaatgatcaaaaaattaaaaaacagacag GTACTTTAAAAGAATCTTGGACTTCTTCAAAACAGGGTTCTAAATCTAAAGATGATTTGTTGAATATATGTAATGATCATAATATTACTTCAACTTCTCTGGATTCAAAAAAAGTAGCTCTAGGTACAACTCCTAaacttattgataaatatagtaaaattaacagttataataaaaatttaattatgagtAAAGGGGCTCGAATGAAAGAACAAcagttttttaaacaaaatttttctacatttaatGATAATGTTAATAGAAGCAAATCCTCCATAGAAGgattagatgaaaaaaataaatctgttacaacaaaattaaaatcaagtaGAAATGAACCAGACAAGAAAACTAATGAAGCAGATGATACAAGAAGATGTCATAAAGTTCAAGTAACACGTACTCAATCATACAATGTccaatataatagaaataaatctttaataaagtCACAGCaacgatattcaaaaaatacaacTAAGCCAGAAGAAAATGGATGTATTGATAATTCATCTAATGTtaacaatatcaatatatctaattcagttgaaaatatatcaagaaagaaatatgaaaatcaacaatctttattaaataagcaAATTAGTAATACtcaattcaatcaaaatacttcaggaaaaaatgtaaagaatCCAAGTGTTATGGAATgcaatataaatgaaagaagTTCAGTAAAGTCAAGTTCTGCATCAAGCAAacgaaattatcaaaatttttctaatacaaaGAATAATACCGAAAGAAATAGTAAAGATGACCAAGGATATACacagaaatttaagaaagataCTAATGTTTATAGACGATCTTCAGGTATTCTTCAGTCAtgctttaaagatttaaatggaAAAGCAAAAACAGATGATCATAAAAAgagtattgataataataatttaacaaaagattatagaataaatcgTATTGGTTCAGGAGAGAAAATGCATTCTCAATTTGAAAGCTCAAAAATATCTGTATACTCACATAATACAAGTAATGGTGCTAGTAATATAAAGACTGATGCATTAGATTCAACTGCTGTAAATAATGTACAgtctataaaatcattaaattctttttcgaatagTACCAAAGATTGTACAACTATACATACATCTATTCATACACCGCAAGAATTACAGATTTCGCAAGCTTCTTGTAATGAAACTGAAGTACAATTTGTGAAGACTGAACAAAAACAtactagtaataataatagcaataataaaacaaataattctgAAACGAAATCAGTTAAATTTTTGGATAACATTCAGGAATTTAATATGGCACATCATTCTGCAATATCATATTCTGATAATTCCATACATCAAAATAAGCTTTCagcaaattcattttattctgaTTTACAAACTGCATCACATACAAATAATGCTcaacaaattgaaaatcaccaaaatatacaaaataagagttatttcgataataataatgctcaatataataattctagcCCCAATACTCAAAATTCTGAACGAGATTTACATCTGATGGATTTAGTGCATCAAAAATCAGATCAAACTTCCCATGTGTCACCACAAAATATATTACCGCACAATAATTCCAATCCAGCTATTGCTATGGCAAATGGTATACCTTATCAAAACATGCCTAGTgtctatataaatcaatacaataatacacAAACTATACCAAGGAAAACAGCTGATAGTACAATTATCTCTCAAAACGCATTAATTCCAAGCACTTCTTCTTACACGGTAGAAAACCAGAATATCTTGCAAACTGATCCTTCTAATATTTTGATGCATAATACTCAAACATCAGTTCTACCACCACCAGGTTTTCATAATCATCCTATAACTACACAACATAATCAATGGAATTTGCCGCTTCCGGATATGtttctttttggaaatatGATGAATCCTGGACATTCTGTGAATATTCCTATTCAAAATTCCAGACATATGTGTAACGCGGATTTCAGTAATATGCAACAAACAAGTTACTTACAGCATCCGTTATTTTACGTTCCACCAATGTGCATGCAAAGTTGGAATCCATTATTGCAATATCCGGCACCTTTATTCCAAAATCCTCCGTACAGTAATTGCAATACATTTCCCAATCAAGTATTATCAGCAAATAGCTTGACGGACTCTGTTAATTGTCCCGTATCGACGTCTATGCAAAACAACTTGTACAAACATTTTCAACAGATGCAACCTTTGGAAAATACTCCAAATTTTTCTGTTCCTGTAAAACTTGATAATTATATGGGAAATATGCAAAATTGTAAAACGAATAACATCAGGATGAAAGATAATACTATGGACGTTCATATGAGAACTAGTCAATATCGAACATCTGTGCCAAAtgaatatcaaaattgttcTCAAGATAATCAATTAATGGTACCGTTTTCGTATGCGATCACAATGGATCCTGTTACGAGGAATGGTTCATCAAATATGCATATGCAAATGAATCAGAAATATGCACCACGTCCTCTTGCTACTGGTTATCAAAGAATTCCAGAAACTTGTcctgtatttaataatcaggATAATAGGAAAGATGACGTATCGAAAAACGATTCAGAATGTGTACCACCTATGGTATCACCAAGAGAATGTATGTACTATGGAGTTAATTACCCACGGAAGAGTGATactattcaaaattcatcCATACGATCGGATATAAAACCTGTAACTTACAACATGCATACTGTTAATACCCAACATTATGTCCctcattttcaaaagaatacaACTTATCACGTGTCACCAAAAGAACTTTCATCCAGGATAAATATCGGACGTGGTATGCGCAAAACGATGGATCAGTAA
- the LOC726392 gene encoding sodium-independent sulfate anion transporter isoform X1: MKVKLEFENCYNERISSRHDVLKLLKKRILVGEGGRNFCEMTGFSFEKLLKEKIPILKWLPLYKTKDALGDLVAGLTVGLTLIPQAIAYAGLAGLTPQYGLYSAFAGSFVYIIFGTCREVNIGPTALISLLTYTYARGIPDYAILLCFLSGCVTIVFGILRLGFLVEFVSIPVVSGFTSAASLIIACSQIKSLLGIKIHGESFVEIWLELANNIHRTRIPDLILSCCCILILLTLKKLKDIKVSNGILRKLIWFVGTGRNALVVILCAVASYIFENHGEVPFALTGHIDAGLPTIAPPSFSISVENRTETFVEICKNLGSGIVIVPLISIIGNVAIAKAFSRGQSLDATQEMLTLGLCNVVGSFFHSMPVTGSFSRSAVNNASGVRTPLGGIYTGILVILALSLLTPYFYYIPRATLSSVIVCAVIFMIEIKMIRPLWRCSKRDLIPTFTTFFACLFAGVELGILIGVAIDLAILVYFNARPTIYIEYRNTSTLSYILVRPSAGLLFPAVDYLRIYLLENLAKDHQKLLKTFKNTKIVVLDCKHIDKIDFTAARGLNMVMRDFKEKNHCLIMLQPSKEVLRSIQSLSKETIKVVNTDTELVTALKELNTTKAIKKIGTEIIDMSNGTTTSDMRNELTSTKL, translated from the exons ATGAAAGTGAAACTGGAATTTGAAAACTGTTATAATGAACG aatttcgAGTCGACACGATGTGCTGAAACTgttgaaaaaaaggattttggTTGGTGAAggtggaagaaatttttgcgAAATGACCGGGTTTAGCTTTGAAAAGTTATTGAAGGAGAAAATTCCTATCTTAAAATGGTTACCGCTGTACAAAACGAAGGACGCATTGGGTGACCTGGTTGCGGGATTGACAGTAGGCCTGACCCTGATACCACAG GCGATCGCATACGCTGGGCTGGCAGGTTTGACGCCGCAATATGGCCTTTACAGCGCGTTTGCTGGCAGTTtcgtttacataatttttggTACCTGTCGAGAAGTCAATATTGGACCGACTGCATTGATCTCTTTGTTAACGTACACATACGCGAG GGGTATTCCGGATTACGCAATCCTCTTGTGTTTTTTATCAGGATGCGTCACGATAGTTTTCGGAATCCTTCGGCTGGGTTTCCTCGTCGAGTTCGTTTCCATACCGGTCGTCTCTGGATTCACGTCTGCGGCAAGCTTAATTATCGCCTGCAGTCAAATAAAAAGTTTGCTGGGTATAAAAATACACGGGGAAAGTTTCGTTGAGATTTGGCTGGAATTGGCAAACAACATCCATCGAACCAGAATCCCTGACCTGATCTTGTCTTGTTGCTGCATTCTAATTCTATTGACCTTGAAG AAACTCAAGGACATCAAAGTCTCGAAtggaattttaagaaaattgatctGGTTCGTGGGGACTGGCAGGAATGCTCTTGTGGTGATTTTGTGCGCTGTCGCATCGTACATATTCGAAAATCACGGCGAAGTGCCTTTCGCTCTTACAGGCCATATCGATGCCGGTCTGCCCACTATCGCTCCACCATCTTTCTCGATCAGTGTTGAAAATCGAACCGAAACTTTCGTTGAAATCTGCAAAAACTTGGGTTCCGGTATAGTGATCGTTCCATTGATCTCGATCATCGGAAACGTAGCCATTGCGAAAGCATTTT CGCGAGGACAATCGCTCGACGCCACTCAGGAAATGTTAACTTTGGGTCTATGTAACGTTGTTGGCTCGTTTTTCCATTCCATGCCAGTGACAGGCTCCTTTTCCAGAAGCGCCGTGAACAATGCTTCCGGCGTAAGAACACCCTTGGGTGGTATTTATACAG GTATTCTAGTCATTCTCGCTCTGAGTTTACTCACGCCGTACTTCTATTATATTCCAAGAGCGACTTTAAGCTCCGTGATAGTTTGTGCGGTGATATTCATgatcgagataaaaatgatacgGCCACTTTGGAGATGCAGCA AACGAGATTTAATCCCGACATTTACAACATTCTTCGCATGTTTGTTCGCCGGAGTTGAATTAGGAATTTTAATAGGGGTGGCAATTGATCTGGCAATATTAGTTTATTTCAACGCCAGGCCGacaatatatatcgaatacaGAAAT ACTTCTACGTTAAGTTACATCCTCGTGCGTCCCAGCGCCGGATTACTTTTCCCAGCGGTGGACTACCTAAGGATATATCTGTTAGAGAACTTAGCTAAGGATCATCAAAAATTACTGAAAACTTTCAAGAACACGAAAATCGTCGTTCTAGATTGCAAGCAcatcgataaaattgatttcactGCGGCGCGT GGATTAAATATGGTTATGAGagatttcaaagaaaagaatcattGCCTGATCATGTTACAACCCTCCAAGGAAGTTTTACGAAGCATTCAATCGCTCTCCAAAGAAACGATTAAAGTGGTTAATACCGATACCGAGCTCGTAACTGCTTTGAAAGAATTGAACACGACCAAAGCGATCAAAAAAATTGGTACGGAGATAATAGATATGTCAAATGGGACAACTACCAGTGATATGAGAAATGAACTTACGAGTACGAAGCTTTGA
- the LOC726392 gene encoding sodium-independent sulfate anion transporter isoform X2: protein MTGFSFEKLLKEKIPILKWLPLYKTKDALGDLVAGLTVGLTLIPQAIAYAGLAGLTPQYGLYSAFAGSFVYIIFGTCREVNIGPTALISLLTYTYARGIPDYAILLCFLSGCVTIVFGILRLGFLVEFVSIPVVSGFTSAASLIIACSQIKSLLGIKIHGESFVEIWLELANNIHRTRIPDLILSCCCILILLTLKKLKDIKVSNGILRKLIWFVGTGRNALVVILCAVASYIFENHGEVPFALTGHIDAGLPTIAPPSFSISVENRTETFVEICKNLGSGIVIVPLISIIGNVAIAKAFSRGQSLDATQEMLTLGLCNVVGSFFHSMPVTGSFSRSAVNNASGVRTPLGGIYTGILVILALSLLTPYFYYIPRATLSSVIVCAVIFMIEIKMIRPLWRCSKRDLIPTFTTFFACLFAGVELGILIGVAIDLAILVYFNARPTIYIEYRNTSTLSYILVRPSAGLLFPAVDYLRIYLLENLAKDHQKLLKTFKNTKIVVLDCKHIDKIDFTAARGLNMVMRDFKEKNHCLIMLQPSKEVLRSIQSLSKETIKVVNTDTELVTALKELNTTKAIKKIGTEIIDMSNGTTTSDMRNELTSTKL, encoded by the exons ATGACCGGGTTTAGCTTTGAAAAGTTATTGAAGGAGAAAATTCCTATCTTAAAATGGTTACCGCTGTACAAAACGAAGGACGCATTGGGTGACCTGGTTGCGGGATTGACAGTAGGCCTGACCCTGATACCACAG GCGATCGCATACGCTGGGCTGGCAGGTTTGACGCCGCAATATGGCCTTTACAGCGCGTTTGCTGGCAGTTtcgtttacataatttttggTACCTGTCGAGAAGTCAATATTGGACCGACTGCATTGATCTCTTTGTTAACGTACACATACGCGAG GGGTATTCCGGATTACGCAATCCTCTTGTGTTTTTTATCAGGATGCGTCACGATAGTTTTCGGAATCCTTCGGCTGGGTTTCCTCGTCGAGTTCGTTTCCATACCGGTCGTCTCTGGATTCACGTCTGCGGCAAGCTTAATTATCGCCTGCAGTCAAATAAAAAGTTTGCTGGGTATAAAAATACACGGGGAAAGTTTCGTTGAGATTTGGCTGGAATTGGCAAACAACATCCATCGAACCAGAATCCCTGACCTGATCTTGTCTTGTTGCTGCATTCTAATTCTATTGACCTTGAAG AAACTCAAGGACATCAAAGTCTCGAAtggaattttaagaaaattgatctGGTTCGTGGGGACTGGCAGGAATGCTCTTGTGGTGATTTTGTGCGCTGTCGCATCGTACATATTCGAAAATCACGGCGAAGTGCCTTTCGCTCTTACAGGCCATATCGATGCCGGTCTGCCCACTATCGCTCCACCATCTTTCTCGATCAGTGTTGAAAATCGAACCGAAACTTTCGTTGAAATCTGCAAAAACTTGGGTTCCGGTATAGTGATCGTTCCATTGATCTCGATCATCGGAAACGTAGCCATTGCGAAAGCATTTT CGCGAGGACAATCGCTCGACGCCACTCAGGAAATGTTAACTTTGGGTCTATGTAACGTTGTTGGCTCGTTTTTCCATTCCATGCCAGTGACAGGCTCCTTTTCCAGAAGCGCCGTGAACAATGCTTCCGGCGTAAGAACACCCTTGGGTGGTATTTATACAG GTATTCTAGTCATTCTCGCTCTGAGTTTACTCACGCCGTACTTCTATTATATTCCAAGAGCGACTTTAAGCTCCGTGATAGTTTGTGCGGTGATATTCATgatcgagataaaaatgatacgGCCACTTTGGAGATGCAGCA AACGAGATTTAATCCCGACATTTACAACATTCTTCGCATGTTTGTTCGCCGGAGTTGAATTAGGAATTTTAATAGGGGTGGCAATTGATCTGGCAATATTAGTTTATTTCAACGCCAGGCCGacaatatatatcgaatacaGAAAT ACTTCTACGTTAAGTTACATCCTCGTGCGTCCCAGCGCCGGATTACTTTTCCCAGCGGTGGACTACCTAAGGATATATCTGTTAGAGAACTTAGCTAAGGATCATCAAAAATTACTGAAAACTTTCAAGAACACGAAAATCGTCGTTCTAGATTGCAAGCAcatcgataaaattgatttcactGCGGCGCGT GGATTAAATATGGTTATGAGagatttcaaagaaaagaatcattGCCTGATCATGTTACAACCCTCCAAGGAAGTTTTACGAAGCATTCAATCGCTCTCCAAAGAAACGATTAAAGTGGTTAATACCGATACCGAGCTCGTAACTGCTTTGAAAGAATTGAACACGACCAAAGCGATCAAAAAAATTGGTACGGAGATAATAGATATGTCAAATGGGACAACTACCAGTGATATGAGAAATGAACTTACGAGTACGAAGCTTTGA